In one window of Bos mutus isolate GX-2022 chromosome 13, NWIPB_WYAK_1.1, whole genome shotgun sequence DNA:
- the FAM110A gene encoding LOW QUALITY PROTEIN: protein FAM110A (The sequence of the model RefSeq protein was modified relative to this genomic sequence to represent the inferred CDS: inserted 1 base in 1 codon), which translates to MPVDTLTPGARDTPALPIRLRTKVPGYLLRRPADGGARKPSAVERLEADKAKYVKSLHVANTRQEPVQPLLCKQPLFSPGTRRTVLTPSRRALPGPGCRPQLDLDILSSLINLCDSPVSPAEASRTPGRAEGARQPPPATPPRPPPSIAAVRRVDVLPLPASPIQPCPSPGPAAASSPVXPPGLQRSKSDLSERFSRAAADLERFFNFCGLDPEEARGLGVAHLARASSDIVSLAGPSAGPASSEGGCSRRSSVTIEERARERVPYGVSVIERNARVIKWLYGLRQARETPAAEC; encoded by the exons ATGCCTGTGGACACGCTGACTCCGGGAGCCCGGGACACCCCTGCTCTACCTATCCGCCTACGGACCAAGGTTCCTGGCTACCTGCTCCGGCGGCCAGCGGACGGTGGAGCCCGGAAACCTAGTGCTGTCGAGCGCCTGGAGGCCGACAAGGCCAAGTACGTCAAGAGCCTGCATGTGGCCAACACTCGTCAGGAGCCTGTGCAGCCCTTGCTGTGCAAACAGCCCCTCTTCAGCCCTGGAACTCGCCGCACCGTGCTCACACCTAGCCGCCGAGCCCTGCCTGGTCCCGGCTGCCGGCCCCAGCTGGACTTGGACATCCTTAGCAGCCTCATCAACTTGTGTGATAGTCCTGTGTCCCCTGCCGAGGCCAGCCGTACCCCTGGACGGGCTGAGGGGGCCAGGCAGCCTCCCCCGGCCACACCTCCACGCCCACCACCGAGTATTGCTGCAGTCCGACGAGTGGATGTCCTGCCCCTGCCGGCATCACCTATCCAGCCCTGCCCATCGCCAGGCCCTGCCGCTGCCTCTAGCCCAG CGCCCCCAGGTTTGCAACGCTCCAAGTCGGACCTGAGTGAGCGCTTCTCACGGGCAGCAGCTGACCTGGAGCGATTCTTTAACTTCTGTGGCCTGGACCCGGAGGAGGCGCGGGGATTGGGTGTGGCCCACCTAGCTCGGGCCAGCTCAGACATCGTGTCGCTGGCGGGGCCCAGTGCTGGGCCAGCCAGCTCCGAGGGGGGCTGCTCCCGCCGCAGCTCTGTCACCATCGAGGAGCGGGCTCGGGAGCGTGTCCCCTATGGCGTGTCAGTGATAGAGCGCAACGCCCGAGTAATCAAATGGCTGTATGGGTTGCGGCAGGCGCGAGAGACTCCAGCAGCTGAATGCTAG